A genome region from Cognatishimia activa includes the following:
- a CDS encoding phosphoserine transaminase gives MAIEQPATRPANPRFSSGPCAKPPTFELNKLADAALGRSHRAAVGKTKLKDAIEGTREILGIPADYKIGIVPASDTGAVEMALWSMLGARKVEMLAWESFGAGWVTDVVKQLKIDAEVKTADYGQIVDLASVDFANDVVFTWNGTTAGVRVPNGDWIADDREGITICDATSAAFAMDLSWDKLDVTTFSWQKVLGGEAAHGIIVLSPRAVERLETYTPAWPLPKIFRMTKGGKLIEGIFTGATINTPSMLAVEDYLFALEWARSVGGLKGLIERADANANAVFDFCDANDWIANLAEDAATQSNTSVCLKFTDDRIQDGAAFAKAVAKRLEAENIALDIGAYRDAPAGLRIWCGGTVETADIEAMLPWLGWAFEAEISAQ, from the coding sequence ATGGCTATTGAACAACCGGCAACGCGGCCGGCGAACCCGCGTTTTTCTTCTGGCCCATGTGCCAAACCCCCCACCTTTGAATTGAATAAACTCGCGGATGCAGCCTTGGGCCGCAGCCACCGGGCTGCCGTTGGCAAGACCAAGCTGAAAGATGCCATCGAAGGCACCCGCGAGATCCTGGGCATTCCTGCCGACTATAAAATCGGCATCGTTCCTGCGTCCGACACCGGCGCAGTTGAGATGGCTTTGTGGTCCATGCTGGGCGCGCGCAAGGTCGAGATGCTGGCCTGGGAAAGCTTTGGCGCGGGCTGGGTCACGGATGTGGTCAAGCAGCTGAAGATCGACGCAGAGGTTAAGACTGCTGACTACGGTCAGATCGTGGATCTTGCCTCCGTTGATTTCGCCAATGATGTTGTTTTCACTTGGAACGGCACCACCGCAGGTGTGCGGGTTCCGAACGGCGATTGGATTGCCGATGACCGCGAAGGCATTACGATTTGCGACGCGACCTCTGCAGCCTTCGCGATGGATCTGTCTTGGGACAAGCTGGATGTGACCACCTTCTCTTGGCAGAAGGTTCTGGGCGGTGAAGCGGCACACGGGATCATCGTTCTGTCCCCTCGTGCCGTTGAGCGCCTGGAGACTTACACTCCTGCATGGCCGTTGCCAAAGATCTTCCGCATGACCAAAGGCGGCAAGCTGATTGAAGGCATCTTTACCGGTGCGACCATCAACACGCCGTCGATGCTGGCGGTTGAGGACTATCTTTTTGCACTGGAATGGGCGCGCTCTGTGGGCGGCCTAAAGGGTCTGATCGAACGCGCGGATGCGAATGCGAACGCCGTGTTTGATTTCTGTGACGCCAATGACTGGATCGCGAACCTTGCGGAGGATGCGGCGACGCAGTCCAACACGTCTGTTTGCCTGAAGTTCACCGATGACCGCATCCAGGACGGCGCGGCTTTTGCGAAGGCCGTTGCAAAACGTCTGGAAGCGGAAAACATCGCACTGGACATCGGCGCTTATCGTGACGCGCCAGCGGGTCTTCGGATCTGGTGTGGTGGCACAGTCGAGACCGCAGATATCGAGGCGATGCTGCCTTGGCTCGGATGGGCCTTTGAGGCCGAAATCAGCGCGCAATAA